One segment of Clostridium botulinum DNA contains the following:
- a CDS encoding response regulator transcription factor, which produces MATILAIDDEIGILNIIKVALEKEGHIVTTVSNANKISYNQYTKYDLILLDVMMPEIDGFTLCSEIRNLVDCPILFLTAKTMEEDIVKGLSFGGDDYITKPFGISELRARVNAHLRRECREKQNAFYISELKFYINAKEVYHDDELVPFTKSEYNICEYLALNHGQVFSKEQIYESIFGFDGHSDTTAIVEHIKNIRSKLKKIGINTIETVWGIGYKWKD; this is translated from the coding sequence TTGGCTACTATTTTAGCTATAGATGATGAAATAGGAATATTAAATATTATAAAAGTTGCATTAGAAAAAGAAGGACATATAGTAACTACTGTTTCTAATGCTAATAAAATATCATATAATCAATACACTAAATATGATTTAATACTATTAGATGTAATGATGCCAGAGATAGATGGATTCACTCTATGCAGTGAAATAAGGAATTTAGTAGATTGTCCTATTTTATTTTTAACAGCAAAGACTATGGAAGAAGATATAGTTAAGGGGCTTAGTTTTGGCGGAGATGATTATATAACCAAACCCTTTGGAATAAGCGAACTAAGAGCAAGAGTAAATGCACATTTAAGAAGAGAATGCAGAGAAAAGCAAAATGCCTTTTATATTTCTGAACTTAAATTTTATATAAATGCAAAGGAAGTATATCATGATGATGAATTAGTTCCGTTTACCAAAAGTGAATATAATATATGTGAATATTTAGCATTAAATCATGGACAAGTGTTTTCAAAAGAGCAAATTTATGAAAGTATTTTTGGATTTGATGGTCATAGTGATACAACAGCTATTGTAGAGCATATTAAAAATATAAGAAGTAAGCTTAAGAAAATAGGTATAAACACAATAGAAACAGTTTGGGGGATTGGTTACAAGTGGAAAGACTAA